A single genomic interval of Candidatus Brocadiaceae bacterium harbors:
- a CDS encoding RpiB/LacA/LacB family sugar-phosphate isomerase, which translates to MAESTETAPRGEKFVLACDHAGYEMKQELRRYLEQAGNRVEDLVPEFLGRTDFPAIAETLGRRVAAAADGSYGVLICGTGIGMSMAVNKVAGVRGALLYSETAAEYARRHNDANVLIFGSRTMTFAQVRSYLEAFFRQEFEGGRYADRNAYMAQMDGR; encoded by the coding sequence ATGGCCGAATCGACCGAAACCGCACCGCGCGGCGAGAAGTTCGTGCTGGCGTGCGACCATGCCGGCTACGAGATGAAGCAGGAGCTGAGACGCTACCTGGAGCAGGCGGGCAACCGCGTGGAGGACCTCGTCCCCGAGTTCCTGGGACGCACCGACTTCCCGGCGATCGCCGAGACCCTGGGCCGCCGCGTGGCCGCCGCTGCCGACGGATCATACGGCGTGCTCATCTGCGGCACGGGCATCGGCATGAGCATGGCGGTCAACAAGGTCGCCGGAGTCCGGGGTGCGCTGCTCTACTCCGAGACGGCGGCCGAATACGCCCGCCGGCACAACGACGCGAACGTCCTGATCTTCGGCAGCCGCACGATGACCTTCGCCCAGGTGCGGTCCTACCTGGAGGCGTTCTTCCGCCAGGAGTTCGAGGGCGGTCGCTACGCCGACCGCAACGCATACATGGCACAGATGGACGGCCGGTAG
- a CDS encoding peptidoglycan DD-metalloendopeptidase family protein produces the protein MTCLAALLVGLAGCTVPPRLPEPPPQPPPPPPVCEYFAYCMQKGDTLYSLGRRFEVPWDEIARVNEVLQPSDLAIGKLLIIPKVPGVEVPELELPPFSHMQERPRHSTLRPEELHCGKASSPCWWPTRGRVVWRYGQTVRGLPEHGIGISAPVGTDVCAVAGGTVIACVQATSGAAWGNSVAVEHEGNMVSWYAHLGEVLVEKGRPVSKGEPIGTVGASGAIGEPCLAFRLFRNDRPVDPERYLP, from the coding sequence TTGACCTGTCTGGCGGCCCTCCTGGTGGGCCTGGCGGGGTGCACCGTGCCCCCCCGGCTCCCCGAACCGCCGCCGCAACCGCCCCCGCCCCCGCCCGTCTGCGAGTACTTCGCCTACTGCATGCAGAAGGGCGACACCCTCTACTCGCTCGGCCGGCGCTTCGAGGTCCCGTGGGACGAGATCGCGCGGGTCAACGAGGTGCTGCAGCCGTCCGACCTGGCGATCGGGAAGCTCCTGATCATCCCGAAGGTGCCCGGCGTGGAGGTCCCGGAACTGGAGCTGCCCCCGTTCTCCCACATGCAGGAACGGCCGCGGCATTCGACCCTGCGGCCGGAGGAACTGCACTGCGGAAAGGCGTCCTCGCCCTGCTGGTGGCCCACGCGGGGCCGCGTGGTGTGGCGGTACGGGCAGACGGTCCGAGGGCTGCCGGAGCACGGCATCGGCATCTCCGCCCCCGTCGGTACGGACGTCTGCGCCGTGGCCGGCGGCACCGTGATCGCCTGCGTGCAGGCGACCTCGGGCGCCGCCTGGGGCAACTCCGTCGCCGTAGAGCACGAGGGGAACATGGTCAGCTGGTACGCGCACCTGGGCGAGGTCCTCGTGGAGAAGGGCCGCCCCGTAAGCAAGGGCGAGCCGATCGGCACCGTCGGCGCCAGCGGTGCGATCGGCGAGCCGTGCCTGGCGTTTCGACTGTTTCGTAATGACCGACCCGTGGACCCGGAACGATACCTGCCGTAG
- a CDS encoding SpoIIE family protein phosphatase, with amino-acid sequence MTDTPEDVEILRRQLGEAGCDLEQTWGVQAALRAIEQNPPDLVLLDMTNQESDGVELCGTLRSRPETVATPVIVISERTGVEQGQQVLDIGADGLICRPFEPVELLTRVRTLLRMKDLHDRIAEQNRQFMEANERLDLLNQELTIRNRELEQGLAMAHRLQEALMPQHYPHVKNVGFSHKYTPAEAIGGDVFQIIGVDENRAAIFIADVSGHGVRAAIVTSIVKTVIDYINVADKSPSDVLKDFNSRFRSVLGPMTPQIYATAAFMIVDGHRRRLSLACAGHPAPLHVSKRKATAEPLMDIDHTGPALGFLSDPEYPTVECELEAGDIVLGFTDGIFEVLSKDDEMFGLQRLQRLVASHTRLVPRDLIQRLISETNEFMGTTRRPDDVCLVAVELY; translated from the coding sequence GTGACCGATACGCCCGAGGACGTGGAGATCCTGCGCCGCCAGCTCGGCGAGGCGGGCTGCGACCTGGAGCAGACCTGGGGGGTGCAGGCCGCCCTGCGGGCCATCGAGCAGAACCCCCCCGACCTCGTGCTGCTGGACATGACCAACCAGGAGTCCGACGGCGTCGAGCTGTGCGGGACGCTGCGCAGCCGGCCGGAGACGGTGGCCACGCCGGTCATCGTCATCTCCGAACGGACGGGCGTCGAACAGGGGCAGCAGGTGCTGGACATCGGTGCCGACGGGCTGATCTGCCGGCCGTTCGAGCCGGTCGAACTGCTCACGCGCGTGCGCACGCTCCTGCGCATGAAGGACCTGCACGACCGGATCGCCGAGCAGAACCGGCAGTTCATGGAGGCGAACGAGCGGCTCGACCTGCTCAACCAGGAACTGACGATCCGCAACCGCGAGCTGGAGCAGGGCCTGGCCATGGCCCACCGCCTGCAGGAAGCCCTGATGCCGCAGCACTACCCGCACGTGAAGAACGTGGGCTTCTCGCACAAGTACACGCCGGCCGAAGCGATCGGCGGCGACGTCTTCCAGATCATCGGCGTCGATGAGAACCGGGCCGCCATCTTCATCGCCGACGTCAGCGGCCACGGTGTGCGGGCCGCCATCGTCACCAGCATCGTCAAGACCGTCATCGACTACATCAACGTGGCCGACAAGAGCCCGTCGGACGTGCTCAAGGACTTCAACTCCCGCTTCCGCAGCGTGCTCGGGCCGATGACGCCGCAGATCTACGCAACGGCGGCCTTCATGATCGTCGACGGGCACAGGCGCAGGCTGAGCCTGGCCTGCGCGGGCCATCCCGCCCCCCTGCACGTCAGCAAACGCAAGGCGACCGCCGAGCCGCTCATGGATATCGACCACACCGGCCCCGCCCTCGGCTTCCTGAGCGATCCCGAGTACCCAACGGTCGAATGCGAACTGGAGGCGGGCGATATCGTGCTTGGGTTCACCGACGGCATCTTCGAGGTCCTGAGCAAGGACGACGAGATGTTCGGACTTCAGCGCCTCCAGCGCCTGGTCGCTTCCCACACCCGCCTGGTGCCGCGCGACCTCATCCAGCGGCTCATCAGCGAGACGAACGAGTTCATGGGCACGACGAGGCGGCCCGACGACGTCTGCCTCGTCGCCGTCGAACTCTACTGA